The DNA region ctttgcttagcagcactcaataaggcaagatccctgtcagtaacaatcaccttaggcaacatggcttgatcagctaatagagacttcatacactccagtgcccaaacgtagtcatctgtgccctcattaacaatgtagcaaaaggttatggagtatgtcttatctgtggaagtcagtccaacaatctcaagcaagggaattgcatatttgtttgtcttgtatgtgcaatccataatcactacatatggaaatgtgttgaacagtttgatagcatttggatgagcccaaaatacatccctaatgacttccgatccaggctcatgtctttcaaagtggacatacttgtcaccgtccaacttcttcaacaagtgttgcatttctgtcaatcccccgcggagggattttcttaacctcttgcaaacaccataaatctgagatatggtagtcaagtttgaaggattgttttccttcaaagtcaacaacatctttctcggtggaacccaactccttgtcatttttcccacttgctccttctctccgggttttagacgaccaacaaaattgtgcccaagtagtgacctagctggttcatggttgtgtatatcttccatcacctttagccgccaatctctatctatgccatttttcctaggtcgtccttttagtctaaaaggacaacctgtcttttgtgatctcgtcccttcaacaaggtcagggtctctataaggaacatatttaccatgcttctcgcaccccaacatgacataagcttttctgcttccattcccaccataatctgactttgttatcaacgtaacatatccattttcaatcgcaattccatgaacccaattgataagatcatcacgggtagggaaaatctgttataataataagaattgattacaagggtgatcaagacataataagaattgatatattacactctcaaaacaatgcaaaaatatgttcaaagaatacctgatcagttgcaaataaatgcgagacatctatacttatacacgggggcacaaatgctggtggtggcacctctgtagtggcctcttcaggttgaccattgtgaaatccagcttcaatcaattgtgactcaccaaagaaaaatgaatctgtcatccctggaagagaatacggaaagTTACATTCCATACTCAATACGGAAATATACTTTCCATACCGAATACGGATTGTTactttccatactgaatacggaaagtacctttccatattcaatacggaagataacaatccgtattatatcacgactcagaattcaaaaacccatccttctaactacttaaactacttaatctaactacttaaactacttaatctaactacttccactacttaatcctacaaaataacaacaaataaacacatagacttacctctactacaacacttgttgtagtggtggagagcttgggaaatgaaggagtggatggtggtggagagcttgggaatgaaagtgaggtaggagagggtgagagagagggtggtctggaggcattgaggaggttcaggggggctggtgaggggttggtgaaggttggtgagggaggagtaatggtggaaaaagggggaatcctgtcagagttaaatacggaaaatacctttccgtagtcatcaaaatataatacggaaagtacctttccgtattcagttaaattgaatacggaaagtacctttccgtagggcacttttgggtttaaaaaaaaagggtggggcgcgcagccccataggggaggccccaaacccaactcccctaaTTTTCCCCTTTTCACGTTTCCACACCGATAGGATACTCATCTCCGTCAACAGAAACAATTGATGTTGGGAAAAAACTCATCATTGGGTGAATAACCATCAACAAAATCATGATTCCAATCAGTGGCGGATACAAGGGGATATGGCCATGCTATAGTCACCCCAACATCTTGGTTCTGTTTTTTAATACCATGTAAAGTTTTATGTGGCACCACTCTtagtattataaaaatattatatatgttaCATTGTGAATATTCTAGGAATATGCTAGTTATTATCCATTGTACTCAATCTACCTAATCGAGATAACAAATGGTGACTTAAAGAAGTCTCATATTGCCTAGATTAGCTagtgtatatataataaagaacacacgTACATTGTATTgagcctaaggttttgtggtgtgtAGTTCTGACTTAGGttttctaacatggtatcagagctagtCTGATCTAAGCCATGACTTCCGCttccaaaaaaaatgaaaaaaaaaccgcaaaaaaaaattccaaaaaaaaatgatatacaGTACAAGGCATCTGAAGACTCATGAACAGAAGTCTAACACCTAATGACGTTCCGCTAAGCTCAAGCCCAAGATAAAGCAAGCCAAGGCCTCTgactcagacgaaggagcacaagtccaaggAACTCCAATGTTCCCGCTGGAGTACTAGCCCAGACAAAGAAAGTCGAAAGGCAGACTCAGGCGAAGGAACACAAGCCCGACGACCACTGATGTTTCCGTTAGAGTACAAGtcaaaggcaaaaaaaaaagcaagaaaagaaagatgaaaaaaatgGAGTCCCACTTGAGAGGGGAGTAATAGGGATAACAAATGGTGACtcaaagaagtctcacatttcCTATATTAGCTAGTGTACAagtgtatatataataaaagaaCACACACCCATTACCTTAAGCTTAAGGTTTTGTGACGTGTGATTCTAACTTAGCTTTTCTAACACTACCTATAAAAATGCTAAGTATATGTCAAATTTGTTACACAAATAACGCATGTGAGAATTAATGTTTTTTGAGAAGTAATATGCACTTTAATTTGGGCACCCAAATCAAAATCCTGCCTCCGCCAATTCCAATacaataaaagaaaacaaattattagcaatccaaatcaaaatcataaGAACCATGATCTGATTGTTATTGTGAATGTGATGGAAACAAACAAATCTTCAAACGCCACAAAATTTACACATCCCAGATGTAAGACCCAGAGAGGTTAATGACGTGTTCTAACAATGGTGAGTAGTTAATGACAAGTTAACAAGGGTTTGGAACTAGTGTCGGAACACGATGGAGATGGGTTTTGTTACAATGTAGGAACGCAAAAACAATTTGGAACCAACATTCACCGTTAGATTTAATTAAAACTAATAAAGGGTCCTGATCTATCACATGATCATATCATGTGAGATAGTCATATGAGAGGATCTAAATCTCTATTTTTATGTCATATTTGGAACTTGTACTAACTGCGCTGCAAATCAACCTTAAGCAGTGCAGTCATGAATTTTGTTTCCTATAGAAGTGTGATTCCATCCGTAGTATCCTCTTAGGCTCAGACCACCCGAGTAGTATGAGCTTTGGTCATACGTGTTGTCAAAACATATACAAAGTGTTAAGAAAATTTTATTAACACTTAAGAAACCCCCTCTCCCTTGATCTATCCTCGTATTACTAAACTAtaaatttcattaaaattatgatatttatattttcttcaaGCAATAGTTCACAGAAATTTCATTAGACTTCAAAGtgttaataaaattttattcaacTGTATATTCTCTAATAGAAttaatttcattaacaaaaactTGTGTGTTTTGTGTTGATGAGGTGAATATCTTAAtactatttttttaaagaattttaTCATATGTATTTCATTATATAAAAATCATTTCATATTTAATCATATTGTTTTATACTTAATAAAGTTAATCTTAATGTGAGCTAGCATATATGACATTTAATATAACAATTCTCTTATATAGAGAATTGAAACTAAAAGAACTGAATGTCTAAAACAAGCCTGTTTGAGCTACTAGGTTCATGTATATTAGAAGGTAGAACATAAAATAGGAAAGCTGAAACTCTAAACTTTCAAAGGGAGAAATCATGTGAATAATAAGTTCTCCTTCACCCACATCTTCCTAGTATTTAAATCTTTTCGATTTCAATCCAGCTGGATCCTGGTACTTTTTTCACATTCCTTTTCTCCATAAGTTCTCTCAGAATCACCACGCCATTCCAATTGCTCAACTCAGCCAACATGTTAGACAATAATAAATAAGTTGATGGGTCTTTTTTGTCCTGAAGCATGGCTTGTTCTGCTGCAAGTTTCCCAGTCTCCACATCCCCGTGAACCTGACAAGCACTGAGCAATGTTTGCCAAACAAGCACACCTGGCTGAAATGGCATTCTTAGGATTAATTCCACAGCTTCTTTAATAAGTCCAGCGCGGCCTAGGATATTCACCATACAAGCGTAGTGATCTTCACCAGGAAAGATTCCATATTCTTTAGTCATTGAGGAAAAATATTTCCACCCTTCATTCACAAACTTAGCTTGACTACATGCATAGAGGATACAAATGAAGGTGATGTAATTTGGCACTACAGTACTTGTCTCCCTCATTTCATCAAAAATTTGAAGAGCTTCTCTGGATTTGCCATTCTGTGCACATGCCATTATCATTGTTGTCCATGAGATGACAGAGCGGGAATTCATTGAATGAAAAACACTCCGTGCACTGTCCATGCACCCACATTTTGCATACATATCAAGAAGAGCATTATCAACACAAGCATCAACCTCACTTCCAAGTTTGATCCTCAAGCCATGAATTTGTTTGCCTTCCTCCAGCGAAGCCAAACTAGCACAAGCATTTAGGGCAGTTGCCAAGGTAAATTTATTTGGCTTTACACCCATTATCTTCATATGTGCAATGACTGTAAGTGCCTTTCTTGGTTCCCCACACAGTAAACATCCGGCAGCCATCTGGGACCAAGAGCACACATCTTTGTTAGGCATCTCGTCAAAGGCTCTGAAACCCTCCTCCAACTTTTGATTTTTGATATACATATCAGCCAGAGAGTTACCTACACAAATATCATCCCCATAACCACTCTTGACAAGGTGTGCATGTACCTGCATTCCCATTTGGAGATAAGATAGAGCAGCCAAGCCAGTGAGGGcggtggaaaatgagaagttatCCGGTTTTATACCCTTCCGGCTCATGCAACACCAAAATCCAGGAATCTGGTCACAAGAAAACTGCAAGTAGCCCCCCATCATGGTATTCCATGACACAATATCCTTGCCAGCAGGACTTATCTCAAAAACATGCAAGGCTTCGGCCAGTTTACCATGCCTGACTAAGGCTGTCAAAAAAGCATTGAGTAAGAAGATATTAGACTCAAATCCCGACCGCACCACTAATGAATAAATCTGGAAAGCctgaggatgaggaggaggaggaggaagattcTCAGAGTCAGAGTCAGAATCAGTCAATGAGCAGGCATGAAGAGCACTAACAAATGTGAACTCATTTGGTTTTGTGAGTCCCTCACGGTGCATTCGGCTGAACAAAGAAAGTGTTTCCGAAGGACACCCATTTTGGACGCAACCAGCCATGACAGCAGACCATGACACCACATTCCTTTGTGGCATTTCTTCAAACATCTTGAGACCCGAATGAAGGTCTCCCATTTTGACATACATGTTGACCAAATGGTTCTCAAGAAAAAGAGATGAAGGAATACATCCTTTGATGAATTTAGCATGAGCCGCTCTTCCGCTCACAAGATCTGAATCTTGCACATATCCTCTCAACAAATCCGAGTACATCTTCTCTCGTTCCCTTGTGGTTGTGGCCACAGAACATGCCTGCGACAGGAAGGTTCTTCCAATTGTAGTTGATTGTCTCCCTTCCAACCAAACGCTGCAGTAGCCAACCATATATTTCTATTTCCCAATTATTTACTTCTCCTCATCAATGGATTAAGCAACCATCAGCAACCCGCAAACGGAAACTATTCCGACCGAACTCATGAGTCATTCATAACTAACCATTGTTTTGAGAGCATGATGACACCCCCTTTAAAcatttatataaaatttaaaattttatatataagcTTCGCTAACCTACTTCAACTTATTATACTTCCTCCGGTCTTAggggtcctatttataagcaacaaaaaaaattcagatagtttaagaaatgtaattaaactagataaaatgcattaaatatgtcttgaatcaaaataaattttcaaaattaccctttgttattagtgttggaaagtgggaaagagagtgaataattaatgagacacattttacaagttagaattaataagggcatcattggaaaaaaaataattaatataactcaaactttcatttggttcttataaaaaggatcaaaatttttcttctctttcatgcttataaataggaccggagggagtatattgtaaaaaactaaaaatagtgagatatcactttcaaaaaaaaataaaaacagtgAGATATCATTCAACACCTTTTTTATTTGCAAAAgcttcatttttttgtttttaaaataacaTTAGTATTGATGTATTTGGAAGGATCAAAGtccttttctctcaatttgGAAGGATCTCTAGTATTTTCATTCAAAGGAGGAGGAAGCATGGAAAGCGGCGACACTTGGGGTTCGTGCGTATGGAATCAAAGAGATACGTCATACGGGCCATGAGAAATCTCAATGGTATCCGGATTTGCGAGTCTTTTTTAAGCATTTCGGTTGCAAAGTATCTGCAAGTGAAACAGCTCAATCAGTTCTGAGATTAGGGCTTTGGAGGTTTTGCAGAAGATTGGTCCTTTAGGGGTTCAGGCTCAAGAGCATTCGTTTTCGGAATATTTTGAAGAAGACGGTGAAAGGCTTCTCACAAGCCTGGCAGTCGAAGGTGACTCGGGTTTCTTCATGACCCTTGTCTTAGTATGATGTTCTGATGGGGTTGCTGGAGAAGATACGTTTGGCTCCATTATCTACGACAAAGGAAGGATGTGTTGCTAATTCAGGGTTCTGTGATTTGGGTCAAAGGATCCCTGGTGTAGTTTTATTTCTTGAGATCTCTGGCCTAGGCTGCAGGAAGGAAGATGAAGTAACACAAGAGGGTGGGGAGACAGAAATTGACATGCTTGCTCTTATGAGCCTTGGTGAAAAAGGATTCATTTGTTATGGTTTCGATTGGGGTTTCGGCACCAAAATTGATTTGCGGAACGTTGCGATTGAGGAAAGGTTGTCTGCAACGGTGAAGAACTCATATTGGTTGCATAGGTTTCATGGATTGAATGGGGATGTtggaaatataaaaaaaaaaaatctccttGGTGAGTGCATATATTTCTGGCTTCATAATCTCTGATGGGGTTTCAAGGCATACTTAGAGGGTGCCACTTTCGTTTTTGTGCAATGGAAATATTTCCTATGTGAATGGGGACATTGATGGGTGTCATACTTCTGTTGGGTTTCGTGGGAATGGAGGTGTTCTAGATGTAGAAAATGGTTTCAATTCTTGTGAAGTGGGCGTGGATGGATCTGGCTTCTGTACTCCAAGGAAAAGAGATCTTCCGAGAAAATTGTATGGCAAAGGTAGAAAATAGAAGGTATTTGCCGCTTTGGTCACAAAGGATTTGGGGCCTCCAAAGGTTTTGATTGCTTTTCCTGTTAATATTATTGTTATTTTCCATTGACCTCGTCGCTGAGCGGCAACATCCTTTGCTACAAAACCCCCCAACACAAGAATCGACAACCACCAACACTTGTTCCCATACAAGGTCCCTACGACCATCTGTGGAGCGACCACCACTCAGGTTTGAAGATATTGTCTTTTTGAGGTGGAACATTTCTTTCCTATAGTTAAATGTGGCATCTTTGGCCGATTGCCCGACTTCACCACCTTTATAGCTTTGACTTGATTACATCAACATGGGTGGTGTTGATGAAAATCGCGTGGAGAAAACATCGACAAAGTGTCCCACTGGTATGTTGATGACGCAAGGAGTTTACACAATGGAGTATATCAAATGAGTGAGGTTGATGGCAACAGAATCCAGGGTGGAGGAGTAGCTGGCAAGCGGTGACCAAATTGGGATAAAGGATAAAACGTCTAAATAAAATGGTCTAAATTTGGATCAATTTGAGGAAACCAAAGTCTGTGACCTTATTGAACTCATAATCTAGTTACAAGTTATTTTGGGCTACTAGCACCTCGACTGGTGGAGAGCACCAATACAAACTAGTTATTTTTTGGCAGatttggtttgagaaaacattttttgttctaatcaaaattttcaaatttagaAAACATGTTTGTATTgactttttgttttcattttcaccgTAGTCGTCGTCGCTACCACCCCCACCACCATTGCTACCACCTTCACCGCCTTTGCCCCTATTGTggccaccgtcgccgccacttCCACTGCCACCACCCTCTCCACCGCCGCCATCAAATGCGTCGCCACTAGCACTACTACCACCAACAACCTCCACCATCACCGCTTTTCATCTCATTGGGCGGTGAGTGGTGGTAGATACaacagtggtggtggcgacagAAGGAGCGGTGGTGTTGGCACTAGTGCTGGTATTGGGGGTTGCGGCAACAAAGGTGATGGCGGCAATGGTGAGTGACAACGATAGGAGCAACATCGATAGTGGTGGCAGCGACAATGGTGTCGCAAGCagcggtggtagtggtggtgaagGCGGTGACGAAGGTGATGATGGCAAGGATGATAgtggtggtgggggtggtgACAGTGGCAGTCATGATGATTGTGGTGACACAGtgactttttttctttctattttgatcatattttataagaaaacattttctaaatgtcaaccaaacatgttttcagctttataaaaaaaaacataaaatgagCAAATCAAACAGGCcaaagtttttaagtttttgaGCGTTTATATAGTAGGGCGAGGCGAAATAAGAAGACCCGCGATAtgaaattttcttttgaaaacaaaatgtaACACAAACTGCATCTGAATTTTGGAATCAAAGTCAATTTTAAGATATATCTTTCATTTAACTCTTCTTAGGTCTATACCAGAAATTCCATATTTCCACTCACCTTTTTTTTAAACAAGGGTCTGTTTAACTATTTTTATTATCCAATTCAGATAGACATAAGAAGCCCATCCCTCAAGAGTCATGACACTCCTGAAACCTTTTCCTTCAGTTTTCAAGTCTACTCCGTAAGCTTTTGTAAAATTCTCCAGTATCGCATGCAAGAAGGATTAATGTGAATTGCCCGAATAACCCATCTCAGAGGACTCTGGTAGGACTCTACGTTAGATGTAGTTCTAAGCCCAACTTTCAGCTGTCTTGCAAGCAGATGCATATGAAAGTAGAGCTCTGCTGGCCTCATTTCTACAAAAAAGTAACAGACATAAGAGGATACGAAAATAGCATTCCACTCAAATTTGCAATATCATATATCAGTTTAATCAATCTGAACAAACATGCGAGGATAATGACAGTCTTTTGTATGAACACAAACTGAATGGCGTGTAGCTCTCCAATGATTTCGTTCTTTACaacttgaaaaataaaaaatcggACAGAGCATAGAAATCAAACCTGAAGGCCATGTGCACCATTCAAGGTGAAGATTTCTGTCCCACCTCTCCTTAGAACCAAGGcttccttctgcttgagccACCAATATTGAGGTAAAAGGTAAGGGGGCCAGTGATAGCTCATACACTTTGGTAAGGCTCTTCACGGCCTGTGATAGGAACTGAGGACCACCACACTGCCTGACAAGCTCCATACAGATCGCAcctacataaaaataatatgATCATATGGATAATAATCTATAAATTCATCGAGATGAGGGGAAAAGAATAGAGACAGAACTAACTTCCAATTGAAAGTATTAATTCATGCCATTATTAAAAATGTAAAGGATAGATCAATTGTTTTATTCAAATTAAATGATAGAAATTACTTTTGGGAATAAGGGCAGGGgagaataaattataaattagtcAATACGAAAAGAATTTGTAAAGCAATATTTACAAGACAAGACTTCATGACCATTATTATACTTACTGATCATTACATAACCGAGAAATTTTTCTATGTATACCGTTAATATCTTTTCTTAACCCTCCAAAACAACCTGGTGCCAATTTCTGGGTTTGATGTCAATTTCAAGAAGTAGCCTTTTTTTGGAGTAGCCTAATTTTATGTAGAAATCATGCAGAAAACAAATACATACCATGACATAGAAAGACGCTGCTATCAAAACCAACCAATGAACAAGCCTGTGCCATGAACTCTTCTGCTGAGAGTAAATCCCTCCTCTGCAAGGAAACCATACCTTTCACCAGGTTATACACAGCCATCCATCTATTCCCACCCTTTTCAATGCATTCTTCAATGCTTAAGTCCATGAAATTTGAATTGATTAGCATTTCATATTGACATTCCATAAGTTTGAGACAGATCCAACCAATATGACAATCTGTCTTCAGCTCGAAGCACCTTATATACTCTTTCTGAAAATTTAGACGATCACCTTTCATGGCATAAACACGGCACAATAGTAGATGTGCAAAGAATATATAATCATCAGGAAGCACAAGTTGAGAAGCCTTTTTGGCATGGGTGATACAGGTCATGTGATTCCCACGTTGTAAACTGATCTCAGAAGCACAAAGTAGAAGTTGGAAGTGGCTATATTGATACAGCGTTTCTGTCTTGCTATTCAATTCATTTGAGAGAGAATAATGAATTAGACGATTTAGTATACGACAAAGATGGTGAGGAAATCTCCGTTCACGTGCACTCTGGAGATAGTTAAGAATAAGCAAGTAGCGGGCATCATGACTCCATGGTTTCTGATGAAAGCATCTGAAATTTTGAGGGGTGAATGTAATATGATTATTCTTGTTCGAGGATATAATGCTTAAGTATCttaaaatagagccacagactGGCAATGAATTGTCTAAGATTTATTTCCAGGAATATAAAACTCTACAATTGTTCTACTCAAATTTGGCTCAAATTTTTTACCCATCTATAACAATAGACAACTTGATCTAGCAATAATATATGCATAGGTAGCTTGAAGAATTTTGAACAATAACACAGTAGGATCAAATTTCTTGGGGAATTGTGATGcacaaaaggaaataaaaacaGTACCTCTGCAGGTATCTGATAACTCCAGGATGACTCGAACACTGCTTCATACAAGTTGGAAAAGTAAGCTTTGGATTGCCAGCGGCACAACAAGCAACTGCTTCAGCACCATGAATATCAGAAGCTGATTTTAAACCTTGATCACAAAGATCAAAATGGTCCAGTTTACAACACCGTGTCGCCACATGACAATTGTTCAACTCTTTACTGGAGAGTAAGAGATAGCCAAGAAGGTTCCTGTTCCCAGAGAAATGTACAATAGAAAGGGTGTTAGAAAACTTCTCACAAAGCTAGTAAGCATGATTAAAAAATCAAGGAAGATAATAACCACAAAAAAACTTGTTTCCAAACACTTGGCAGGTAAGGTATGTTTATAAGGATTTAGAAGTATAAAAGTTATTgttgatttctttctcttcttagGTTACAAGTCTCAAGTGAGGAGATATTAGAGTCTACAGCTACTTGTATTAGATCCCACCTGTTCTGTACTAGAGAGATCTGACGTAgaagactgacagaaagtaaaccctagcagagtactaaaaatatcataaaaggaatattctcattaaatgttcaaaaggtactttttacaaggtgttgacctctccttttatagaggaagtgatcatgatgtggacctttactgtacttgggcctgacaaccggggcccaagtctttatgcatataagacaaatctaaaggaatcttccagctggcgtgtgGGCCTGACTAAAGGAAGGGCGGGATTCGATGTTGTCCCGTGAATCCCGCCAAGATGTCTTTCGT from Lotus japonicus ecotype B-129 chromosome 2, LjGifu_v1.2 includes:
- the LOC130741464 gene encoding protein FAR-RED IMPAIRED RESPONSE 1-like, translating into MLGCEKHGKYVPYRDPDLVEGTRSQKTGCPFRLKGRPRKNGIDRDWRLKVMEDIHNHEPARSLLGHNFVGRLKPGEKEQVGKMTRSWVPPRKMLLTLKENNPSNLTTISQIYGVCKRLRKSLRGGLTEMQHLLKKLDGDKYVHFERHEPGSEVIRDVFWAHPNAIKLFNTFPYVVIMDCTYKTNKYAIPLLEIVGLTSTDKTYSITFCYIVNEGTDDYVWALECMKSLLADQAMLPKVIVTDRDLALLSAAKQSLPNTTHLLCLWHINKCVLAKCKLYVGTDDFAELVMMKWAEVVDAATVEEFEVKWMQLFNMCKAKYSNFTSYCSTTWLVHKEKFAKAWTNHVMHFGTTTSNRAEGAHASLKKMLRDCKGDLATSWDASHSLTCNRHTEILASFERSIHRIDHIFMFPFYTNIRGFVSNKCLQLIDDEHIRMKSYGGCDCLLRETHGLPCGCELAGHRSTTLLSINSICY
- the LOC130737352 gene encoding pentatricopeptide repeat-containing protein At2g13600-like, whose protein sequence is MVGYCSVWLEGRQSTTIGRTFLSQACSVATTTREREKMYSDLLRGYVQDSDLVSGRAAHAKFIKGCIPSSLFLENHLVNMYVKMGDLHSGLKMFEEMPQRNVVSWSAVMAGCVQNGCPSETLSLFSRMHREGLTKPNEFTFVSALHACSLTDSDSDSENLPPPPPHPQAFQIYSLVVRSGFESNIFLLNAFLTALVRHGKLAEALHVFEISPAGKDIVSWNTMMGGYLQFSCDQIPGFWCCMSRKGIKPDNFSFSTALTGLAALSYLQMGMQVHAHLVKSGYGDDICVGNSLADMYIKNQKLEEGFRAFDEMPNKDVCSWSQMAAGCLLCGEPRKALTVIAHMKIMGVKPNKFTLATALNACASLASLEEGKQIHGLRIKLGSEVDACVDNALLDMYAKCGCMDSARSVFHSMNSRSVISWTTMIMACAQNGKSREALQIFDEMRETSTVVPNYITFICILYACSQAKFVNEGWKYFSSMTKEYGIFPGEDHYACMVNILGRAGLIKEAVELILRMPFQPGVLVWQTLLSACQVHGDVETGKLAAEQAMLQDKKDPSTYLLLSNMLAELSNWNGVVILRELMEKRNVKKVPGSSWIEIEKI